GAATATCTAGACTGCGCCTTAATGTTTAAGCGGGTGAAGGAAACTCATATTTTTCTTTATTCTGCAGTATGATGGGTTCAGATCCTGCAACAACTAACTATCCTGGAAAAATTCCTGCTGGTCTTGATCTTCCAAGCGATGTTGCACAGGAGAAGCATCCAGAGATGGGAGTGTCCAATTAATCATTTACTACTGATTTCAATACTCCATCAAATGTTCATTCATAAATGATTTACTATGAACTACTTCAATACCAATAGAAGGGCTTGGCCATTCATATTTTGTGAACTCACTGGCTCTGTTAGGAATTTAAGATTCATTTCGTTGATGTAGACAGTTATTATGTGTACCCAACGAAGATTGAAGGCCATTGTCCCTGAGATCTTCCGTAATCTGGCTATTGTGATGATGACTGTGATTACAATCGAGCCAATGATTCATTTGGTTATGCAGACCGACTTCAGCCTTTTATGATGACTCGGAATGAATACGACTTTGTGTATGATACATAAACAAATATTTGGATTTTGCGAACCACATCAAGTATGCATCTTTAATGTTTTGATGTCACATAACGGATTCTAGACTGGTTGGTTGGATATACAAGGCAGGGTTGCTAGATGTTTTGAGGTGGCTTTTTTTCATTTTAgcaggaaatttttttttttgttgttatAGAAAAGtgagaataaaataaaaaatgcatAAATAAAAACATTCAAACGATtgcacactttttttttttttaatttttgaaaagaccaataaaaaaaaattaattttgttctGTAACTCTTTCCTTGATAatagtttttcattattttatattttgttgaTTGAAAaagatttaatatatatatatactatacCATTACCCTAGCCCCATCTAAAAAGACAACGGATTAGTAATGTAATAAGCATCTTTCTAATGACTAATCATGCATTAAAGTTAAGAAATACAAACTTGATGGCCTTAAAATGGcagttttaaaatatatatatatataaaaaaaaaaaaaggaagacatTAAATCTGTGGGACAAGTGCGTTCACCTAATAAAGGAAGACATTCCATAaccttaaaataataattaaaaaaaaaagccacTAATTTGTAAGTGAAAATTTCACTCAGAGACAATGATTGTCTAAGAAGCACAAATCCAACGAAGATAGAAAGGATTAGGAAGAAAAATGCACCCAACATGTTGAAATTTATTGATTTGATATTTTCCCTTCTACTAACCGCACCACTCGTGTCAATCCTTGTGCTCTTCTCTAAAGAAAGGCTACATGCAGAATCACCTGGGACTCCGACATCCCAAAAAGATTTAGCGATCACTGATGGAGCTTTCTACTTCTGTTTGGAGAATCGTTGAGGCATCGGCTGGAGCTTCCATGGACATCAACTCAACACAATGATCTTTTAGGACCTATAAACCATGAAAACTACTATACTAAAAAAACTGAGGTAAAATAAGAATTCTTCAGATAAATGCAGTATGGATCTCAGATGTGCATAAAACAAAATTAATGCTTTGCTCAACAAGCCTCAAGTACAAACCTCAAGTGTCTCAGATGGTTGTAAGTAGTCACATATAAATGTACCAGCTAACCAAGGCATAAGTAACCTTCGAGGAAATGCAAGCCTGCATGTTTTCCTGTTAATAAGTTGTGCAACAGCAATATGATGAGTAAGagagaataaaaaaatatatcaacTTTCTAAATTGCAGTTCACGAAATGAAAGATGAAACCTATTGGTTCTGACAATCTATAGAAACTACATTTGACAAACCTCAACAAGCACAGGACAAGTCTGGAAACAGGTTTTTCAGGCTGTTTTTCTTGACTAGCTTCCCAACCATCATCATCTATTGGACCTAGATCTTCATCATCTTCATCTGCTTCATCACAGATGATATCCAGTCTGCTATGTAGACTCCTGATGATATCATCCTGAAAATAGATAGGTAAGAAAAGAGCAGCAACGATGAATAAGGGGAAATAAAGGAGTATATATAATTTGTTAGTAGCAGAAAATGCTTGAATCCCACATATCTACTTCCAGATTTATAATTTCCTTTCCTCTTCAACATTAAATTCAACTATATAActtcaaagtttaaaattttaatgtatATTGCTGCCATCATATTTCAAGGATTTGTTGGCAGCATCTGCCAATTGCTTCCTGGTGAACCTTACTAAAACTTGAAACAGTtttcaaacttcatcaaatcaataCTGCCTATTTTCACCAAGATCAATGAATCTGTAGAGAATATTGTGTGATGGGGAAATAGGTAgcataatttgattaaaaatgaGATGCACCTAAGAGGCACCTTATAAACATGTGTGTAAAAATGTAGGGAGAAAAAATAATGTCAAGAATGCATATTTACAATGAATTATAAACATGCTACACTGCACTAGTACAAGTTTCAGAATGCAGTTGACAATGACAAAGCCCAAGTGAATCTTACAGAAAGAATTAGGGTGCAGACTGCAGAGACTAACAATTCTGTAGAAGCATTTCCCCAAATACTTGAAGCAGAggtgaaaaaatttattttattgtaccatagaaataaattcaaaattaaaatatattgaatACCTTTATATCAGTGATAGCCTGTGAAACTGGTTCTTTTGAATTCAAGTATGCAAAGAAACACACAGACCCACTGAACACAAGAACACCGGCAACAACCTTTTGGCTGCATGctttataaaataaaaacaaattatTAAATGCTTAAAACAGTAATTTAAAGCCACTAAAAACACCACTAAGAATAATCGTGCCAAATAACACACCTTCGGCCTGTGTATTCTTCATGAATGGTAAAAGCAATTCAACTTCATGCAAACCCTCAGTAGTACAAGGTTCTTCATTAACAACCTAGAACCATATAGACAAAAGGAATGACTCTTCAAGAAAGCTGTAATACCATAAAGCAAATGCTTAATAAGATTCTATTCCAAAAAGGTCAAGTCAAAGTGTATATAAATTGCCACTCCATGCCAACAAAAAGAGCTATAATCTATTGAAAAATAGGATAAGGAGTATTGGAATAGATAAATTTTTGCTTTATTGACATCATTATATCACTAAATTCCAGTGAAGCCCAGGTTGCAAACTCAAGTGCACATCTCATGGCATGATTCTATGGTAAGATATCAAATTCATCCAAGTAGCAATATACTAAAAGTCTGCAATTCGTACTGAAGTTTTTCATTTTAGATGGACAAAACTATGATGAGATGCTCTGCATGATTGATCTACTTCATGTATGAATAAATGCTTACAAAGTTTCTACAGTCTCATTCCAAAACTCGTGAATAACAACTATTAGACAGTAATAAATTTATAACTATATGAAGTTTAAATAGATATCAAAAACAAATTAGTTTTGCAACAAAGTATTTTGATGAGAAAGTTGTGAGATATATTTGGTAGTTTATAtagtattttaataattaaaatttcttaaatataattttaaattattttaaaaattctctaattaatatatttaaaaaataattttttcaacacCTCTTGGACGTCTTTTCATGAATTTCATGTGAAAGACAGCTTTACCATAAACATAACATGGGTTCTTAATTGCCGTCATTTTATTTATAGCAAAGAACAAAGTGAATGTATTCAGGGGATGTAGCTCAGATGGTAGAGCGCTCGCTTAGCATGCGAGAGGTACGGGGATCGATACCCCGCATctccatttttttatttttattttctgcaattatgaGACCGACCAGTTCCATTAGCCTTGAACCAAGGCCCAATGCCGCCGTCTtctcaaacaaaaatcaaatgaaATGGTACCTGATTAGTACAGTAACCACAGAAAAATGAGGCGAGCGTCCACACGACAAGAAGTGTGCGGCAGCCATCCAGGAAAACGAAAATACAAATAGTAGGGAGTCAGCGACTTGCAGCAGCCATAAAACACAGAGGTCCATTTGTCAACAATCAACAAACCCCATCTCAAATTATCTTTACCAAACCTAATCTTTCAGATTGTTACCAGAGTTAGGAAGCTACACAAATTTGTCCACATTTCACGGTGTCCCCACCACCACAGACAAAAAACTATATTATCATTTTCATTTAAAACCTCCTCGATCCCCTTTTTTTCACTAAGTAATAATCTAATAATTCCGGACCTATCATTTCACCTTCCTAATTCTATTTGTACTCCAAAAAGTGAGAAGCTTCTTCTTCTGCATATATGCTTTTTTGAAAATTTACTCttttctcacacacacacacagagagagagagagagagagagagaggggggagAGTACTGTAATGGTGAGATTTGGTTAAGAAGGAAGCAAACGATATTTTGATTAGTTGTTACGCGAGAAGAAGAGGAAAGCAAAAGATGGTGGTGAGGAAAGTAGGCAAGTATGAGATAGGGAGGACAATCGGCGAAGGAACCTTCGCCAAAGTAAAGTTTGCGCAGAACACCGAGACTGGTGAGAGTGTGGCCATGAAAGTGCTTGATCGTAGCACCATCATCAAACACAAGATGGTCGACCAagtaatttttccttaatttttgttTCTTCCAACTATATGATTTTTCcttctaattatttaattaattatcacTAATTTCAGAAATCTTTTTGAAAGAACCGCAAATTATTCTGTTTTTCTTTTACTGTATGTAAAATTTTGTATGCAAATGGAAGATTTTAGCTTGGAAAGCTGTATAGTTGTAGTATATGCTCTCTTTGATTGACTCAATAATGCTATTTTAGCAACTTTTTATTGTTCCCTCTtccataatttgatcaaattcagGGGCGGGGCTTCTCAGTTAAACAAAATTAACTTCATCTGTTATGATTCAAAAATTGTAGTTATCATGGAAATTTCCCTGCTACCGATGCCTTTCTTACAGTGACTCTTTTTATTGCAGATCAAGAGGGAGATATCCATAATGAAACTTGTCAGACATCCTTATGTAGTGCGATTGCATGAGGCATgggttttttaaatttttcaaatttcttcttaGAATATCAAGTTTTGCAGTATATCACGCATTTCTCATAATCAAATTGTATTGTTTTGGTTTAGGTTTTGGCGAGCCGCACAAAGATTTATATAATCTTGGAGTACATTACTGGTGGTGAATTGTTTGATAAAATAGTGAGTAGTTCAATTCACATCCACACTTCAAGATGGACTAGTTTTTTAGTCGTTGGATGATTTCCTCTGCTAATTGTTGGTAAAGATTTTGTGCTTCCTATATTAACTCAGGTGCATCACGGACGTCTTAGTGAGGCTGAAGCTAGAAGATACTTTCAACAGCTTATTGATGGGGTGGATTATTGCCACAGTAAAGGAGTCTACCATAGAGACTTAAAGGTTTTGTTTGGGCAATGTCTGAAAAACCATTGCTTAGTTTCTGTTACTTTGATACCTTAAAGCCTTTTTCATTTAATGTGCAGCCTGAAAATCTTCTACTTGATTCACAAGGAAATTTAAAGATCTCAGATTTTGGTCTTAGTGCATTGCCTGAACAAGTAAGATCCCAGGCAAAAGCTCTTGTTCTATCCTATTTGACATCATTGTAGTTAAGGAAATAACAGTACATGGGCTATTACTTGATGATGCTTGCGTATAGGGAGTTAGCTTGCTGCGGACAACATGTGGAACTCCTAACTATGTAGCACCTGAGGTAAGGGTGCTTTGATTTGTGTGTTCAATGCAAAACTATTCTTACGTGTACTTCTCTAAATTTTCATTGTCTGCTCTAGGTACTCAGTCACAAAGGTTATAATGGTGCTGTGGCAGATGTCTGGTCCTGTGGGGTTATTCTTTACGTTTTGATGGCAGGATATCTTCCATTTGATGAACTTGATCTCACCACTTTATACAGTAAGGCATGAACGTATATCACATGTACAGCTCTGATGTCTTTTTTTGGGTCTACCATATTTATTACTTTCCTTCATTAGGTGCATTTCCAAGTGGATGCTGATATTACTCATGTTTATTCTCTATCTCTCTCTGTTCAATTGGCCGCCCGTCTCAGTACAACTTGACTTGCTTGAGCTGTCCCTTCAAGGACATTCCTTTTGCTTTCTAGTTTATGCAGACTGCTGCTTTGATTTTGCATATATATCAATGTAAGAGTTCCTTTTGTtgactattttttttttgtttttaaattgTCTTCATCAGATCGAGAAGGCAGAGTTTTCATGCCCTTCATGGTTTCCAATGGGAGCAAAATCTTTGATTCATAGAATTTTGGATCCAAAACCTGAAACTGTAAGTATTGACTGTGCTACAAGGCAGTGGTCTTATCAGTGGACTTTATTGAAATGACAGAAGATTTGAAAGCAAAATAATATAGATTTAGACAATTGCTTAGGATCATTTTCTTCAATACCCAATCAAACTGGATTTATTGTCTTCATCTCACTGTGAAATTTGAACTCAGTTTTATGTAGTTAACAAAATGATGATCATAATTTTTGCATGATTTCATAGTTAGGAATCTTACATGATCTTTATATGGTGTGTGTCATAATCTAGATTCTAGTGCTTCAATTTGGAATTTTACCTTCTTCTGCTGCTTGTAATCCCATCAAAAGTGTTGTGGTAAATATAATTGCATTAAACTAATTAGtatggttttggttgtttctgATAAGCTCTCTCTATCTCTACATGCAGCGTATAACCATTGAGCAGATAAGGAATGATGAATGGTTTAATAAAGGCTATGCTCCTGCAAGACTTATTGAATATGAAGACGTGAACCTGGATGATGTAGATGCAGCTTTTAATGATCCAGAGGTTGGTTCAGTGTTGCATGTTTTTCTATAACAAGGTTTTTGaaacttaaaataattttaattatgccTTTGGTAATTATTGCTGATTTGGATGTTTGATTAGTTGATTATATTTTAACAAGAGTAATTTACTGCTAGCAGTAACTGAACCCTCCTATTCTGGGAACTGCTTCTGCTCTTCATCCACATGTTGGCAGGATAAGGGCCAATACTCCCTGATCCTTTTGCTAACATCATATATCTTGAAATACAATATGACTGTGTTAGGAAAATAATTCAGTCACTAATATGACTGCTTGAGTGCTTAGGAGACTTTGGACTAAAATACAATGCTCAGATTGCTAActtctttattttgttttattctgAAAGAATCCTTTTGTCCTTAATATACATTTTCATTTTAAACTATTTGATCATTTAGGCAGATGCATCGTTTTAAGGTGCTTTCAACTGGAGATATTTTCATAACAATTGTTTTTCTGTTCACTTGAGCTCTCAGTATTACTTTCACTGTACACTCATGTTCTAATTATCTAGATGGATTTCCTAAGGTTCACATATGTTGGACATTCCCTTGCTTCCTGGTTAACAGGCCAACTGATTTGTTTTAGGCTAATGCAGGTTGTAACTACTACTATGGTTTGGTGTCCATGctaaatattactttgattttatACTTGAAAGGAATGTCACCTTTAATTGAAATTGATGGTGTCCCAATCAGATTCCTTTGTGTATAATATTCTGCTATCTCCCAGTACGTTTGTTGATAAGATGTTTTACTGTAGGAACAAAAGA
This is a stretch of genomic DNA from Hevea brasiliensis isolate MT/VB/25A 57/8 chromosome 12, ASM3005281v1, whole genome shotgun sequence. It encodes these proteins:
- the LOC110655807 gene encoding CBL-interacting serine/threonine-protein kinase 8, which encodes MVVRKVGKYEIGRTIGEGTFAKVKFAQNTETGESVAMKVLDRSTIIKHKMVDQIKREISIMKLVRHPYVVRLHEVLASRTKIYIILEYITGGELFDKIVHHGRLSEAEARRYFQQLIDGVDYCHSKGVYHRDLKPENLLLDSQGNLKISDFGLSALPEQGVSLLRTTCGTPNYVAPEVLSHKGYNGAVADVWSCGVILYVLMAGYLPFDELDLTTLYSKIEKAEFSCPSWFPMGAKSLIHRILDPKPETRITIEQIRNDEWFNKGYAPARLIEYEDVNLDDVDAAFNDPEEQKTDEQCGNEDTGPLILNAFDLIILSQGLNLATLFDRGKDSMKYQTRFVSQKPARVVLSSMEVVAQSMGFKTHIRNYKMRVEGLSANKTSHFSVILEVFEVAPTFFMVDIQKAAGDASEYLKFYKSFCSNLDDIIWKPPTESSKSKITKSKSRKR
- the LOC110655810 gene encoding uncharacterized protein LOC110655810 yields the protein MKNTQAEACSQKVVAGVLVFSGSVCFFAYLNSKEPVSQAITDIKDDIIRSLHSRLDIICDEADEDDEDLGPIDDDGWEASQEKQPEKPVSRLVLCLLRKTCRLAFPRRLLMPWLAGTFICDYLQPSETLEVLKDHCVELMSMEAPADASTILQTEVESSISDR